A portion of the Symphalangus syndactylus isolate Jambi chromosome 13, NHGRI_mSymSyn1-v2.1_pri, whole genome shotgun sequence genome contains these proteins:
- the TMEM160 gene encoding transmembrane protein 160 — MGGGWWWARAARLARLRFRRSLLPPQRPRSGGARGSFAPGHGPRAGASPPPVSELDRADAWLLRKAHETAFLSWFRNGLLASGIGVISFMQSDMGREAAYGFFLLGGLCVVWGSASYAVGLAALRGPMQLTLGGAAVGVGAVLAASLLWACAVGLYMGQLELDVELVPEDDGTASAEGPDEAGRPPPE, encoded by the exons ATGGGAGGCGGCTGGTGGTGGGCTCGGGCTGCTCGCCTGGCCCGTCTCCGCTTCCGGAGGTCGCTACTGCCGCCCCAGCGGCCCCGGAGCGGGGGCGCCCGGGGGTCCTTCGCCCCAGGCCACGGTCCCCGCGCCGGGGCTTCGCCGCCCCCAGTGTCCGAGCTGGATCGTGCGGACGCCTGGCTCCTCCGAAAGGCACACGAGACAG ccttCCTCTCCTGGTTCCGCAATGGCCTCCTGGCATCGGGCATCGGGGTCATCTCCTTCATGCAAAGTGACATGGGTCGGGAAGCAGCATATG GCTTCTTCCTGCTGGGCGGCCTGTGCGTGGTGTGGGGCAGCGCCTCGTACGCTGTGGGCCTCGCGGCGCTGCGAGGGCCCATGCAGCTGACGCTGGGGGGCGCGGCCGTGGGCGTGGGCGCCGTGCTGGCCGCCAGCCTGCTCTGGGCGTGCGCCGTGGGCCTCTACATGGGGCAGCTGGAGCTGGACGTGGAGCTGGTGCCCGAGGACGACGGGACGGCCTCCGCAGAAGGCCCTGATGAGGCGGGTCGGCCACCACCTGAGTGA